One Triticum dicoccoides isolate Atlit2015 ecotype Zavitan chromosome 4B, WEW_v2.0, whole genome shotgun sequence genomic window carries:
- the LOC119290768 gene encoding uncharacterized protein LOC119290768: MPRSPFSCPSPLRLLQICCHRMRSGLYRCCRHPRNSNHWCGHRVTGGWFGSSYASSISWAGNRCVAGPEKPLRKEGGEIVDLYIVVIVGVRAGDVGVELVSRSQHGNSLSMRILATLSSPSTRARRLIAVPTRGGRVVVILDNSSILRPTDSTHAR; encoded by the exons ATGCCCCGATCCCCTTTCTCCTGTCCTTCTCCTCTCCGCTTACTCCAGATTTGCTGCCACCGGATGAGGTCCGGCTTGTACCGCTG CTGTAGGCACCCCCGCAACTCGAATCACTGGTGCGGCCACAGGGTAACCGGCGGCTGGTTTGGCTCCTCGTATGCCTCCTCTATTTCCTGGGCCGGTAACAGATGTGTAGCAGGGCCCGAGAAACCGCTGCGCAAGGAGGGAGGCGAGATCGTCGATCTGTACATTGTCGTTATTGTCGGCGTCCGTGCAGGTGATGTGGGCGTGGAGCTCGTCTCCCGCAGCCAGCATGGAAACAGCTTGAGTATGAGGATCCTGGCAACGTTGTCGTCCCCAAGCACGCGAGCCAGACGCCTCATCGCTGTTCCCACTCGAGGCGGCCGAGTTGTGGTTATCCTGGACAACAGCAGCATTCTTCGACCTACAG ACAGTACGCATGCCCGGTGA